The Phocoena sinus isolate mPhoSin1 chromosome 8, mPhoSin1.pri, whole genome shotgun sequence nucleotide sequence CGCCCCGCCACCAAAGTTAAAAGCCCGGCTGGGAGGCTGCGGCAAAAAGCAACCATGACATCCGATTTCCCCAGAAGCCAGCGAAGCAGCTCTTGACCCTCCTCTCCCGGAGTTTTGGGGCTGCCTAGTTTCAATTCCTCTTCTTGGTGCCGGGGAGACGACGGCGGCAGCAACAGCGCGGCCGCTACCACCTTCAGGAAGTTGTTCTGGGGCGAGCGCTCCCACAGGCTGCTGAGAAGCCTACCAGGGCCCCCTGCCTCggcctcccccacctcctgcagACGCCTCAGCAGCAGCTCCGCCTGGGTCTTCATCAGTGAGTCCTCCTGAAGGACCGGGTTCTCTCCATAGGCATTGAAGCGCAGCATGTGAATAGCGGCCCGGCGGCGGGCGAGGCGGGCCAGGCTGCCTTGGAGCGACTCCTCCTCGGCGTCCGGGACGCCAGGGCCGGGAAAGAGCTGCTGCAGCAGGTAGTGAAAGGAGGCATCCCCGAGGGCCGGGTTCGCCAGCAGTCGCAGGGACAGCAGCTGGTCGCAGAGCCCCAAGGCCTGGAAGTTCGCCAACCCCGGGGCTGGAGCAGGCCCAGAGTCGCCCTGCTGCTTCCACTGGTTTTGCAGTCGCCGCTCCAGCGCCTTGCTAATGCAGGCAAGGCGGCCAAAGCGCTTGTGGATGTGGCGCACGTAGCGAGCCCACTGTAGGGCCCTGCGCACGGTCACGGGGTCCCAGGTGCTGACGTGGGTCGTGCGGGAGACAGCCAGAACCTC carries:
- the FANCF gene encoding Fanconi anemia group F protein — its product is MEPVLQHLERFSEVLAVSRTTHVSTWDPVTVRRALQWARYVRHIHKRFGRLACISKALERRLQNQWKQQGDSGPAPAPGLANFQALGLCDQLLSLRLLANPALGDASFHYLLQQLFPGPGVPDAEEESLQGSLARLARRRAAIHMLRFNAYGENPVLQEDSLMKTQAELLLRRLQEVGEAEAGGPGRLLSSLWERSPQNNFLKVVAAALLLPPSSPRHQEEELKLGSPKTPGEEGQELLRWLLGKSDVMVAFCRSLPAGLLTLVAGRHPELSRVYLGLLTDWGRQLHYSLQKGLWIGTESQDVPWEELLSRFQSLCQAPPPLKDEVFTALKSCKAQDGDFEVPGLSIWTDLLLSLGSSA